In Neorhizobium sp. NCHU2750, a single genomic region encodes these proteins:
- the secB gene encoding protein-export chaperone SecB, whose amino-acid sequence MADENTQSASPSINILAQYTKDLSFENPGAPRSLQARDKAPNINIGVNVNANPLSENDFDVVLSLNAEAKDGDKVVFATELVYGGVFRITGFPQEHMLPVLFIECPRLLFPFARQIVADVTRNGGFPPLMIDPIDFAQMFSQRMAEEQTRAQVQPLNS is encoded by the coding sequence ATGGCAGACGAAAACACGCAGTCGGCGAGCCCTTCGATCAACATTCTCGCCCAATATACCAAGGACCTTTCCTTCGAAAATCCGGGTGCACCGCGCTCTTTGCAGGCGCGTGACAAGGCTCCGAACATCAATATCGGTGTCAACGTCAACGCCAACCCGCTGTCCGAAAACGATTTCGACGTCGTTCTGTCGTTGAACGCCGAAGCCAAGGATGGCGACAAGGTGGTTTTCGCCACCGAGCTCGTCTATGGTGGCGTGTTCCGCATCACCGGTTTCCCGCAGGAACACATGCTGCCAGTTCTGTTCATCGAATGCCCGCGCCTGCTGTTCCCGTTCGCGCGCCAGATCGTCGCAGACGTGACCCGCAATGGCGGCTTCCCGCCGCTGATGATCGACCCGATCGATTTCGCGCAGATGTTTTCTCAGCGCATGGCCGAGGAACAGACCCGCGCCCAGGTTCAGCCGCTCAACAGCTGA
- a CDS encoding FxsA family protein, with translation MRPIFALVILLAWPLAEIAGFVLVGSVIGVGWTLALVILTSLLGAFLMRSQGLHLLRTLSQQSQQGQVPPSSLIDGAMIVVAGILLLLPGFLTDLIGLALFVPFVRRFLWTIIGRRIVIIGSASRTGRRRGPDNGSEPPKGSSGGADKVVDLDEGEFHRTSNGKPSSPWSKGIDRDRD, from the coding sequence ATGCGCCCGATTTTTGCTCTTGTCATATTGCTCGCCTGGCCGCTGGCCGAAATTGCCGGCTTCGTTCTCGTCGGCAGCGTGATCGGCGTCGGATGGACGCTGGCCCTCGTCATTCTCACCAGTCTGCTCGGTGCCTTCCTGATGCGCAGCCAGGGCCTTCATCTTTTGAGGACACTTTCCCAGCAAAGCCAGCAGGGGCAGGTGCCACCGAGTTCCCTGATCGATGGCGCGATGATCGTGGTGGCTGGAATATTGTTGCTTCTGCCCGGTTTCCTGACCGATCTCATCGGCCTCGCGCTATTCGTCCCATTCGTCCGGCGTTTTCTCTGGACGATCATCGGCCGGCGCATCGTGATAATCGGCTCGGCCAGTCGCACCGGTCGCCGGCGCGGCCCGGACAATGGGTCGGAACCACCGAAAGGCTCATCCGGCGGCGCAGACAAGGTCGTGGATCTCGATGAAGGCGAGTTTCACCGGACGTCCAACGGCAAGCCATCCTCACCCTGGTCGAAAGGGATCGATCGAGATCGCGACTGA
- a CDS encoding Tim44/TimA family putative adaptor protein, translating to MGSNDFITLFFLVAAVLIFLQLRSVLGRRTGNEKPPFDSYSPRDVAKSPVPATDDGKVVTLPRRDTPEDDPRFADADAMAQPGSDLNESLKALIRSDASFNPKEFLNGAKMAYEMIVMAFADGDRKTLKGLLSKEVFDGFEAAIRERETRGEVVKSTFVGIDKAAITQAGLKQSEAQVTVRIVSQLISATFDKAGKLIDGDQETVAEVTDIWTFARDVRSKDPNWKLIATESEQ from the coding sequence ATGGGCTCCAACGACTTCATTACACTCTTTTTCCTTGTCGCCGCTGTCCTGATTTTTCTGCAACTGCGCAGTGTTCTGGGCCGGCGGACGGGAAACGAGAAACCGCCATTCGATTCCTATAGCCCGCGGGATGTGGCTAAAAGCCCCGTGCCGGCAACGGATGACGGAAAGGTCGTGACCCTGCCGCGTCGCGATACCCCGGAAGACGACCCGCGTTTTGCCGATGCCGACGCCATGGCTCAGCCGGGCAGCGATCTCAACGAATCGCTGAAGGCGTTGATCAGGTCCGACGCCTCCTTCAACCCGAAGGAATTCTTGAACGGCGCCAAGATGGCTTATGAAATGATCGTGATGGCTTTTGCCGATGGCGATCGCAAGACGCTGAAGGGCCTTCTGTCCAAGGAAGTGTTCGACGGATTCGAGGCCGCCATCCGCGAGCGTGAAACGCGGGGCGAGGTGGTCAAGTCCACTTTCGTCGGCATCGACAAGGCAGCGATCACCCAGGCCGGGCTCAAGCAGTCCGAGGCGCAGGTTACCGTTCGTATCGTCAGCCAGCTGATTTCCGCCACCTTCGACAAGGCCGGCAAGCTGATCGACGGTGACCAGGAAACGGTAGCCGAAGTGACCGACATCTGGACCTTTGCGCGCGATGTCCGCTCGAAGGATCCGAACTGGAAACTGATCGCCACCGAATCCGAACAATGA
- a CDS encoding murein transglycosylase A — translation MTPSSPGCRLHQVSFGDLPGWENDDPRPLFAAMSRCLVHIRDVKPYKTGALGLSSEDLQALLEQAEASAPTTAEEARAFFEVSCTPFRIVRTDGGQSMVTAFYEPEVDVAAKPDATFAHPFYFRPDDLIDLDDGNRPADLDSGYMFGRSGPSGIEAYPDRRAIDEGYLAGQGLEIAWARSKVDVFFTHVQGAARLRYPDGTIRRITYAAKAGHPFSPIGKLLIDRGEIARENISMQSIRKWLAENPAKVDEVLWHNRSYIFFRDADVSDENLGPVAAAKVPLVAGRSLAVDRLIHTFGYPFFVHSQTLTHLDGGAPFSRLMLALDTGSAIVGPSRGDIFTGSGYEAGELAGTVRNEAEFFLLMPKAAGRGYGP, via the coding sequence ATGACCCCTTCGTCGCCCGGTTGCCGCCTGCATCAAGTATCCTTTGGCGATCTTCCGGGTTGGGAGAATGACGATCCGCGCCCGCTCTTTGCGGCGATGTCGCGATGTCTTGTCCATATCCGCGATGTGAAACCCTATAAGACTGGAGCACTGGGCCTCTCGTCCGAAGATCTCCAGGCGCTTCTGGAGCAAGCAGAAGCGAGCGCGCCAACCACCGCGGAGGAGGCCCGCGCCTTTTTCGAGGTAAGTTGCACGCCGTTCCGGATTGTCAGGACGGATGGCGGCCAGAGCATGGTCACCGCCTTTTACGAGCCGGAAGTCGATGTTGCCGCAAAGCCGGATGCTACCTTTGCGCACCCTTTCTATTTCCGGCCGGATGACCTGATCGATCTAGACGACGGCAACCGGCCGGCGGATTTGGACTCCGGCTACATGTTTGGCCGAAGCGGGCCGTCAGGGATAGAGGCCTATCCCGATCGGCGGGCGATCGACGAGGGTTATCTCGCCGGACAAGGGCTGGAAATCGCCTGGGCGCGTTCGAAAGTGGACGTCTTTTTCACCCATGTCCAAGGCGCCGCAAGGCTTCGCTATCCTGACGGAACCATCCGCAGGATCACCTATGCCGCCAAGGCAGGTCATCCGTTTTCACCCATCGGCAAGCTTTTGATCGACCGGGGCGAAATCGCACGGGAAAATATCTCGATGCAGTCCATCCGCAAATGGCTTGCTGAGAATCCGGCTAAGGTTGATGAGGTCCTTTGGCATAACCGGTCCTATATCTTCTTCCGCGATGCCGATGTTTCGGACGAAAACCTTGGCCCGGTGGCGGCTGCAAAGGTGCCGCTGGTCGCCGGCCGCTCTCTCGCGGTCGACCGCCTGATCCACACATTCGGCTATCCGTTTTTCGTCCATTCTCAGACGCTGACACATCTTGATGGCGGCGCGCCGTTTTCACGGCTGATGCTTGCTCTCGATACGGGATCTGCCATCGTCGGCCCGAGCCGCGGCGATATCTTTACCGGCTCGGGATATGAAGCCGGCGAACTGGCGGGCACGGTCAGGAACGAGGCGGAGTTCTTTCTGCTGATGCCCAAGGCGGCAGGGCGCGGGTACGGACCATGA
- a CDS encoding Smr/MutS family protein, with protein MSGGRKLNPEERILWGKVARSTRAFADRKRDLLEFEVEEAESLAKVQSAPPPKEVAARQAPEQMPATRKASGLHHPLERPTQRKLAKGKLSIDARLDLHGMFQSEAHDLLLDFIYRAHERGLRHVLVITGKGSSMGSDGALRRAVPLWFSKAEFRFLISSYEWAARHHGGEGALYVRLSRGERAGL; from the coding sequence ATGAGCGGCGGGCGAAAACTCAATCCGGAAGAAAGGATTCTGTGGGGCAAGGTTGCCAGGTCCACCCGCGCCTTTGCCGACCGAAAGCGCGACCTGTTGGAATTCGAGGTTGAGGAGGCTGAGAGCCTCGCCAAGGTTCAGTCTGCGCCGCCACCGAAGGAAGTTGCTGCAAGGCAGGCTCCGGAACAGATGCCGGCCACAAGGAAGGCGAGCGGTCTTCATCATCCTCTGGAACGGCCGACGCAGCGCAAGTTGGCGAAAGGCAAGCTGTCGATCGATGCGCGACTCGACCTGCACGGCATGTTCCAGTCCGAAGCGCATGATCTGCTGCTCGATTTCATTTACCGGGCACATGAGCGCGGCCTCCGCCACGTGCTCGTCATTACCGGCAAGGGCAGTTCCATGGGAAGCGACGGTGCCTTGCGCCGTGCCGTGCCCCTGTGGTTTTCCAAGGCCGAATTCCGCTTTCTGATCTCGTCCTATGAATGGGCAGCACGTCATCATGGCGGCGAGGGCGCGCTTTACGTACGGCTGTCGCGTGGCGAAAGGGCAGGGTTGTGA
- a CDS encoding helix-turn-helix domain-containing protein, protein MTPFGEAMRELRRRKGVTQRALAQAIGVTPAYLSALEHGRRGRPTFELLQRIAGYFNIIWDEAEDLFRLADASDPRVVVDTAGLPPEYTLFANELSKRIRTLAPDVVEDLTKLLKRSQ, encoded by the coding sequence GTGACGCCCTTTGGCGAGGCGATGCGCGAGCTGCGGCGGCGCAAGGGCGTGACCCAGCGCGCGCTCGCCCAGGCGATCGGGGTGACGCCGGCCTATCTGTCGGCACTCGAACACGGACGCCGCGGACGCCCGACCTTCGAGCTTCTCCAGCGCATCGCAGGCTATTTCAACATCATCTGGGACGAGGCCGAAGACCTGTTTCGCCTTGCCGATGCGTCAGACCCGCGTGTGGTAGTGGACACGGCAGGTCTTCCTCCGGAATACACCCTGTTCGCCAACGAATTGTCCAAACGGATTCGCACTTTGGCACCGGACGTGGTAGAAGATCTCACCAAACTCTTGAAGCGCTCACAATAG
- the gyrB gene encoding DNA topoisomerase (ATP-hydrolyzing) subunit B — MTDLPASENGASAEYGADSIKVLKGLDAVRKRPGMYIGDTDDGSGLHHMVYEVVDNAIDEALAGHADIVTVTLNPDGSVSVTDNGRGIPTDIHKEEGVSAAEVIMTQLHAGGKFDQNSYKVSGGLHGVGVSVVNALSVWLKLKIRRNGKVHEIDFTHGVADAPLKVIGDYEGRSGTEVTFLASPETFTMTEYDYNTLEHRLRELAFLNSGVRIRLTDRRKPDIKEEEMVYDGGLEAFVQYLDRSKKPLVEKPVAIKGEKDGMTVEVAMWWNDSYHENVLCFTNNIPQRDGGTHMAGFRGALTRQITSYADTSGIMKREKVSLTGDDCREGLTAVLSVKVPDPKFSSQTKDKLVSSEVRPVVESLVNEALSSWLEEHPNEAKVLVGKVVEAAVAREAARKARELTRRKGVLDIASLPGKLADCSERDPSKSEVFLVEGDSAGGSAKQGRSRENQAILPLRGKILNVERARFDKMLSSQEIGTLITALGTSIGKDEFNADKLRYHKIIIMTDADVDGAHIRTLLLTFFFRQMPELIERGHIYIAQPPLYKVARGKSVQYLKNEAALEEYLITMGIEEATLTLGSGEVRAGEDMREVIHDAQRLRSLVDGLHSRYNRSIIEQAAIAGALNPDLTDNRERAQQTADEVARRLDMIAEETERGWSGHVTDEGGLRFERMVRGVREVAFIDNALIGSTDARYIDQLSGRLQEIYSTSPILARKDGQQEISGPRALLDAIFAAGRKGLSMQRYKGLGEMNAEQLWETTLDPNVRSLLQVKVTDATDADGLFSRLMGDEVEPRREFIQDNALSVANLDI; from the coding sequence ATGACCGATCTACCCGCCAGCGAAAACGGTGCGAGTGCAGAATATGGTGCCGATTCGATCAAGGTGTTGAAGGGCCTGGATGCGGTTCGCAAACGGCCCGGCATGTATATCGGTGATACCGATGATGGTTCCGGTCTTCACCACATGGTCTATGAGGTGGTCGACAACGCCATCGACGAGGCCCTTGCCGGCCATGCCGATATCGTCACCGTCACCCTTAATCCCGATGGCTCCGTCAGCGTGACCGATAACGGTCGCGGCATCCCGACCGACATCCACAAGGAAGAGGGCGTTTCGGCGGCCGAGGTCATCATGACCCAGCTGCATGCCGGCGGCAAGTTCGACCAGAATTCCTATAAGGTTTCGGGCGGTCTCCACGGCGTCGGCGTTTCCGTCGTCAATGCGCTGTCGGTCTGGCTGAAGCTGAAGATCCGCCGCAATGGCAAGGTCCACGAAATCGACTTCACCCATGGGGTGGCTGATGCGCCGCTGAAGGTGATCGGCGATTACGAGGGCCGTTCGGGCACGGAAGTCACCTTCCTGGCCAGCCCAGAAACCTTCACCATGACCGAGTATGATTACAACACGCTCGAGCATCGCCTGCGCGAACTGGCCTTCCTGAATTCCGGCGTCAGAATCCGGCTCACGGATCGGCGCAAGCCGGACATCAAGGAAGAGGAAATGGTCTATGACGGTGGCCTCGAAGCCTTCGTCCAGTATCTCGACCGATCCAAGAAGCCGCTCGTCGAAAAGCCTGTCGCCATCAAGGGCGAGAAGGATGGCATGACGGTTGAAGTGGCGATGTGGTGGAATGACAGCTACCACGAGAATGTTCTCTGCTTTACCAACAACATCCCGCAGCGCGATGGCGGCACTCACATGGCCGGTTTTCGTGGGGCATTGACGCGTCAGATAACCTCCTATGCTGATACGTCCGGTATCATGAAGCGCGAAAAGGTCTCGCTGACCGGTGATGATTGCCGCGAAGGTCTTACTGCAGTTCTTTCGGTCAAGGTTCCCGACCCGAAATTCTCCTCGCAGACCAAGGACAAACTGGTTTCCTCGGAAGTTCGCCCGGTTGTGGAAAGCCTTGTCAATGAAGCGCTCAGCTCGTGGCTTGAAGAGCATCCGAATGAGGCAAAGGTCCTGGTCGGCAAGGTTGTCGAGGCCGCTGTCGCCCGTGAAGCGGCCCGCAAGGCGCGTGAGCTGACCCGCCGCAAGGGCGTGCTGGATATCGCATCGCTGCCCGGCAAGCTCGCCGATTGCTCCGAGCGCGATCCGTCCAAGTCCGAAGTCTTCCTCGTCGAGGGCGACTCGGCAGGCGGTTCGGCCAAGCAGGGCCGTTCGCGTGAAAACCAGGCGATCCTGCCGCTGCGCGGCAAGATCCTCAATGTCGAGCGTGCGCGCTTTGACAAGATGCTGTCCAGCCAGGAAATCGGCACGCTGATCACCGCACTCGGCACATCGATCGGCAAGGATGAGTTCAACGCCGACAAGCTGCGCTATCACAAGATCATCATCATGACGGACGCTGACGTGGACGGGGCGCATATTCGCACGCTTCTTCTCACCTTCTTCTTCCGCCAGATGCCGGAACTCATCGAACGCGGCCACATCTACATCGCCCAACCGCCGCTCTATAAGGTAGCCCGCGGCAAGTCGGTGCAGTACCTCAAGAACGAGGCGGCTCTCGAGGAATACCTGATCACCATGGGTATCGAAGAAGCGACCCTGACGCTCGGCTCCGGTGAAGTTCGTGCCGGCGAAGACATGCGCGAAGTCATCCACGATGCCCAGCGCCTTCGCTCGCTCGTCGATGGACTGCATTCGCGTTACAACCGCTCTATCATCGAACAGGCTGCCATTGCCGGTGCGCTCAATCCGGATCTGACCGACAACCGCGAGCGCGCCCAGCAGACGGCCGACGAAGTCGCGAGGCGCCTTGACATGATCGCCGAGGAGACGGAGCGCGGCTGGAGCGGCCATGTGACGGATGAAGGCGGCCTGCGTTTCGAGCGCATGGTGCGTGGCGTCCGCGAAGTGGCCTTCATCGATAACGCGCTGATCGGCTCCACCGACGCCCGCTATATCGACCAGTTGTCCGGCCGCTTGCAGGAGATCTACTCGACCTCTCCCATTCTTGCCCGCAAGGATGGCCAGCAGGAAATCTCCGGGCCGCGCGCACTTCTGGACGCTATTTTCGCAGCCGGCCGCAAGGGCTTGTCGATGCAGCGCTACAAGGGGCTCGGGGAAATGAATGCCGAGCAGCTCTGGGAAACGACGCTCGATCCGAACGTTCGCTCGCTGCTCCAGGTCAAGGTCACGGACGCGACCGATGCCGACGGCCTTTTCTCTCGCCTGATGGGCGACGAAGTCGAGCCGCGCCGCGAGTTCATCCAGGATAACGCCTTGAGCGTCGCCAACCTCGATATCTGA
- a CDS encoding nitroreductase family protein yields MTSSNSRTSEYPIDAFFLDRWSPRAFTDERIDRDVMLTILDAAHWAPSSGNNQPWRFIYGLRGTPAFDTILDLLVAGNQRWARNSAALIVIVSKSYRVASNGEHKPAYTHSFDTGSAWFSVIAQAMKLGYHAHGMEGFDKEKAVEVLGLPDGFRVEAAAAIGRMADKATLPEELREREVPSGRKAVAEIAFEGKFSGEA; encoded by the coding sequence ATGACCAGCAGCAATTCCAGAACATCCGAGTATCCGATAGACGCATTCTTCCTCGATCGCTGGTCGCCTCGCGCCTTCACCGATGAACGTATCGACCGGGACGTCATGCTGACCATATTGGACGCCGCCCATTGGGCGCCCTCGTCCGGCAACAACCAGCCATGGCGCTTCATCTATGGCCTGAGGGGAACGCCCGCCTTTGACACCATTCTCGATCTGCTGGTTGCCGGAAATCAGCGATGGGCCAGGAATTCAGCCGCACTGATCGTCATCGTATCGAAAAGCTATCGAGTCGCCTCCAACGGCGAGCACAAGCCCGCCTATACCCATTCCTTCGATACGGGCTCGGCCTGGTTCTCGGTCATCGCCCAAGCCATGAAACTCGGTTATCACGCCCATGGAATGGAGGGGTTCGACAAGGAGAAGGCCGTCGAGGTTCTCGGATTGCCGGATGGATTTCGCGTCGAGGCGGCGGCAGCCATCGGGCGGATGGCGGACAAGGCAACGCTTCCAGAGGAACTTCGTGAGCGCGAGGTGCCGAGTGGGCGCAAGGCAGTAGCCGAGATTGCATTCGAAGGAAAATTCAGCGGCGAGGCCTGA
- the phaZ gene encoding polyhydroxyalkanoate depolymerase: MFYQLYELNHAALAPFRAGAEALRFVAGNPLNPLSQTVLGRTLTASLEVFERATRRYAKPAFGLTETVVDGEEIVVVEEVAWSKPFCNLLHFKRDLPEGRPLDQRILLVAPMSGHYATLLRGTVEALLPYADIYITDWVDARMVPVTEGNFDLDDYIDYVIEMLHQLGAGAHVIGVCQPSVPVLAAIAVMEKRGDPALPASMILMGGPIDTRKNPTAVNKLAKEHSLDWFRDNVIMTVPFPQPGFMRPVYPGFLQLSGFMSMNLDRHVVAHREFFEHLVKHDGESAERHRDFYDEYLAVMDLTEEFYLQTVDTVFIRHALPQGEMLHRGVPVNTAAIRHVALMTVEGENDDISGLGQTEAAHAICPNVPDALRLHYVQPDVGHYGVFNGSRFRREIAPRIVEFTRLHGGARQAEKPAAKPRPARKRTPKKPG; encoded by the coding sequence ATGTTCTATCAGCTTTACGAGTTGAACCACGCTGCGCTGGCGCCTTTTCGCGCCGGTGCGGAGGCATTGCGCTTCGTTGCCGGCAATCCGCTCAACCCGCTCTCGCAGACCGTTCTGGGCAGAACACTCACCGCCAGCCTCGAGGTCTTCGAGCGGGCAACGCGACGCTACGCAAAGCCCGCCTTCGGACTGACCGAGACGGTGGTCGACGGCGAGGAAATCGTTGTCGTAGAAGAAGTGGCCTGGTCGAAACCCTTCTGCAACCTGCTGCATTTCAAGCGCGATCTACCTGAGGGCAGACCGCTTGATCAGAGGATCCTTCTGGTCGCACCCATGTCCGGTCACTACGCGACATTGCTGCGCGGCACCGTCGAGGCCTTGCTGCCATATGCCGATATCTACATCACCGATTGGGTGGATGCGCGCATGGTACCGGTCACCGAGGGTAATTTCGATCTGGACGATTATATCGATTACGTCATTGAAATGCTGCACCAGTTGGGTGCCGGTGCGCATGTGATCGGCGTCTGCCAGCCGTCGGTGCCGGTTCTGGCGGCCATCGCGGTGATGGAAAAGCGGGGCGATCCCGCACTGCCCGCTTCCATGATCCTGATGGGCGGGCCGATCGACACGCGCAAGAATCCGACCGCTGTCAACAAGCTCGCCAAGGAACATTCGCTCGACTGGTTCAGAGACAATGTCATCATGACGGTGCCGTTCCCGCAGCCCGGATTCATGCGGCCTGTCTATCCGGGTTTCCTGCAGCTCTCGGGTTTCATGTCGATGAATCTCGACCGACACGTGGTGGCGCATCGCGAATTCTTCGAACATCTCGTCAAGCATGACGGGGAATCCGCAGAGAGGCATCGTGATTTCTACGATGAATATCTGGCCGTCATGGACCTGACGGAGGAGTTCTACCTGCAGACGGTTGATACCGTCTTCATCCGCCATGCTCTCCCCCAGGGTGAGATGCTGCATCGCGGCGTGCCGGTGAATACAGCCGCGATACGCCATGTCGCACTGATGACCGTCGAGGGAGAGAATGACGACATTTCGGGGCTCGGCCAGACAGAGGCGGCACACGCCATCTGCCCGAATGTTCCCGATGCGCTGCGCCTCCATTATGTGCAACCGGATGTAGGCCATTACGGCGTATTCAATGGCTCGCGTTTTCGTCGGGAGATTGCACCGCGGATAGTGGAGTTCACGCGGCTGCATGGCGGTGCCCGCCAGGCAGAAAAGCCGGCGGCAAAGCCGCGGCCTGCAAGGAAAAGAACCCCAAAGAAGCCAGGTTGA
- a CDS encoding DUF2852 domain-containing protein, translating into MNQSALIRPGWTPATIALMVLGFVVFWPLGLAMLAYIIFGDRLQGFKADAGGPAKWFSNCRKAGQSYRTPFSTGNMAFDEWRRAELDRIEEERRKLDQMREDFDSYMRELRRAKDQEEFDRFMRERKNRPSGDQPVVDL; encoded by the coding sequence ATGAACCAGTCTGCATTGATCCGTCCCGGTTGGACACCGGCCACCATTGCTCTCATGGTGCTCGGTTTCGTCGTATTCTGGCCTCTCGGCCTGGCAATGCTTGCCTACATCATCTTCGGTGACCGGCTGCAGGGCTTCAAGGCAGATGCTGGCGGTCCCGCTAAATGGTTTTCAAACTGCCGCAAGGCGGGCCAGAGTTACAGGACGCCGTTCTCCACCGGTAACATGGCATTCGATGAATGGCGCCGGGCCGAACTCGACCGGATCGAGGAGGAGCGGCGCAAGCTCGATCAGATGCGCGAGGACTTCGACAGCTATATGCGCGAGCTGCGCAGGGCGAAGGATCAGGAAGAGTTCGATCGTTTCATGCGCGAGCGGAAGAACAGGCCCTCGGGCGACCAGCCGGTTGTCGATCTCTGA
- a CDS encoding SprT family zinc-dependent metalloprotease — translation MFALLKKPVRRSARPLETVKRTLDVGDRTMPLTIKENSRATRITLRIEPGGRALNLTIPVGLRHVEVDDFLARHDGWLKTKLAKFSLDNPIRPGGRICLRGVEHRIEHTGSLRGVTEAVVVDGQPVLRVSGLEDHMGRRISTFLKKEARRELEALARRHAASIRKPVASVSMKDTRSRWGSCSWDGNLSFSWRIVMAPPVVIDYLAAHEVAHLKEMNHGPKFWALCKELCPRMEEARRWLKTHGSQLHAIDFS, via the coding sequence ATGTTCGCGCTCCTCAAGAAGCCTGTCCGCCGCTCCGCCAGACCACTCGAAACGGTCAAGCGCACCCTTGATGTCGGCGATCGCACCATGCCGCTGACAATCAAGGAAAACAGCCGCGCGACCCGCATCACCCTGCGGATCGAACCCGGTGGCCGGGCGCTCAATCTCACCATCCCTGTCGGGCTTCGCCACGTCGAGGTGGATGACTTTCTGGCAAGGCACGATGGCTGGCTGAAAACAAAGCTCGCCAAGTTCTCGCTCGACAATCCGATCAGGCCGGGCGGCCGCATCTGCCTGCGCGGTGTCGAGCATCGTATCGAGCATACGGGCTCCTTGCGAGGGGTGACGGAGGCCGTGGTTGTCGACGGTCAGCCGGTGCTGAGGGTGAGCGGGCTTGAGGATCACATGGGTCGGAGAATTTCGACCTTCCTCAAGAAGGAGGCCCGCCGCGAACTCGAGGCGCTCGCGCGTCGGCATGCTGCCTCGATACGCAAGCCCGTTGCCTCGGTCTCGATGAAGGATACCCGCAGCCGCTGGGGATCCTGTTCGTGGGATGGAAACCTGAGCTTTTCCTGGCGCATCGTCATGGCACCGCCCGTCGTCATCGACTATCTGGCAGCGCATGAAGTGGCGCATCTGAAGGAAATGAACCACGGACCGAAATTCTGGGCGCTCTGCAAGGAGCTTTGCCCGAGAATGGAAGAAGCGCGCCGTTGGCTGAAAACTCACGGCTCACAACTTCACGCAATAGATTTCAGCTGA